CATGTCAATTTTAACCGATCCATATTTTTTTCAGAGTTTTTCAAGAACTTTGAATATTTGCATTGGTTATTTAGAAGAATATGTCTTGATTGATCGATTCATACATATACAAATAATGATGCGGATTGACCAATCAGAATAtacaaatttatgaaaaataaaatatgaaattggtatttcataaaatatatgTATGAAGTGGTCAATTTAAACATTGTTAAGAATTAGACAATTAAGATTTAATAAATGTAATCTTATATTGAAATACCTTTTACTGTCAAAAACCAAAAGAGTGAGAGAGCACACACATGTCTTGTTTCTTCAAGTATGTTTAAATGACACACACCTTTATATTAAGTCTATTTTTACAAGCTATGTAAGGAGAGATAAATAAATCAATGTATTTACTAAAAGAGGAGTGAGAGTGACATTAAACAAAAGAGAAACGGGGATCACCGTGGGGCCAAGGAGACCGATAAATCAACGTTTGTTCCTAATTTTTCGTCCCACTCCTTAGATTCCAAAAACAACTTGGACACTTCCATCAAAACCCGACCCATATCAGGTCTTTCTTTCGGATCATCCTCAACACACTCCAACCCGACCCGAATCATTTTCTCAGCCACATCCGTCGGAAACGAATCCCTCAGCCTCCTATCCACCCACTTTCTCACGCCACCCTGATCCTTCAACGATTCCCTCGCCGTCTCCACCACACTCACCCTCCTGTACCTACCATCATCACCTTCCAATTCAAATCTCACCGCTTCTTCTCCGCTCAGAATTTCAAGTACCACCACGCCGAACGCGTACACGTCCGTCTTCTGCGTCGCCACGCCGGTTACCTGAAATTCCGGCGCCATGTACCCCCTCGTCCCTTCAAACCTCACCGTCCGACTACCGGACTTCCTCAATTTCCTGCCGGAGTCCATTCCAGAAGAAAGGTCGACGGGCTCGCCGCAGAGCTCCGACGTCCCGAAGTGGCATATCTTAGCCCTGAGAGTATTATCGGCAACGATGATGCTGGAGCTCTTGATATGGTTATGAACGAAACCGGAACTGGAACCAGAGGAATTGTGAACGTAATCAAGGCCGTGTGCGAGATCGGAGGCAACCTGCATCCGTGAGGTCCACGTGGAGAGATTGGTGAAGCTAGGGTTCCGACGATTGCGAAGGCAATCGGAAAGGTTAGCACCGTGGACAAAGTCATAAACAAGGTAAATGTAATTACCGGAGACGGAAGCTCCGAGGAGTTTTACGAGGCTGCTATGGTGGCTCCGGCAGATAAGAGCGAGTCGATCACGAAGCTCCGGCAGGTCCATGTGACGGCGGAATTTGCGTTGAAAAACGACGACGTCAAGATCGCGGAGGGAACAACGGAAGGATGAGTTTGAGAGGCGGTTGGTGGAAAAATTAGCGGTGGCGATGGAAATCTCAGAGAAGGGGTAGATATGAGGGTTTTCAGGAAGGGTATGTTTGAGACTTGAAAGAGAAGCGTGGCTAGAAATGGAAGAGGAAGATGATGTTTTGGAGCATTGTTTATTATGTTTATCTCCGTATACGTAGCTTCTTGATTCTGTGATCGGAACATCGCTGGTAGAGGATGGAAAATTCGACGATGACGAAGAT
The genomic region above belongs to Cicer arietinum cultivar CDC Frontier isolate Library 1 chromosome 4, Cicar.CDCFrontier_v2.0, whole genome shotgun sequence and contains:
- the LOC101509181 gene encoding lysM domain receptor-like kinase 3; protein product: MCKSKKSTTVVQVQPTNRNPRRSLTSSSSSNFPSSTSDVPITESRSYVYGDKHNKQCSKTSSSSSISSHASLSSLKHTLPENPHIYPFSEISIATANFSTNRLSNSSFRCSLRDLDVVVFQRKFRRHMDLPELRDRLALICRSHHSSLVKLLGASVSGNYIYLVYDFVHGANLSDCLRNRRNPSFTNLSTWTSRMQVASDLAHGLDYVHNSSGSSSGFVHNHIKSSSIIVADNTLRAKICHFGTSELCGEPVDLSSGMDSGRKLRKSGSRTVRFEGTRGYMAPEFQVTGVATQKTDVYAFGVVVLEILSGEEAVRFELEGDDGRYRRVSVVETARESLKDQGGVRKWVDRRLRDSFPTDVAEKMIRVGLECVEDDPKERPDMGRVLMEVSKLFLESKEWDEKLGTNVDLSVSLAPR